A genomic window from Candidatus Thiocaldithrix dubininis includes:
- the fabF gene encoding beta-ketoacyl-ACP synthase II, protein MSKRRVVVTGLGIVSPVGSKLETAWNNIKAGRSGINRISPDLFDASAFSVQIAGNVKDFNADDYIKPKDQKKMDTFIHYGIGAGVEAIRDAGLEVTEENAERIGVLMGSGIGGLDTIERNYNAYLNGGPRKVSPFFVPASIINMVAGNLSIMYGLKGPNMSIVSACATATHSIGDAARMIVYGDADVMVAGGAEMGSTPLGIGGFAAARALSTRNDDPEAASRPWDKDRDGFVLGDGAGVLVLEEYEFAKKRGARIYCELVGYGMSSDAYHMTSPSEGGEGAARCMVNAMRDAGLNAQDISYVNAHGTSTPAGDKAETLAVKRALGEHAYKVAVSSTKSMTGHLLGAAGGIEAVFSVLAIRDQVLPPTINLHTPDPACDLDYVPNVARETKVEVAMSNSFGFGGTNGTLIFKKI, encoded by the coding sequence TTGTCTAAGCGTCGTGTAGTAGTGACAGGTCTGGGGATCGTATCGCCCGTGGGTTCTAAACTGGAAACAGCTTGGAATAATATTAAGGCCGGTCGTAGCGGTATTAACCGTATCAGTCCAGATTTGTTTGATGCAAGTGCATTCAGTGTACAAATCGCGGGTAATGTTAAAGATTTCAATGCGGATGATTACATCAAGCCTAAAGATCAGAAAAAAATGGATACCTTTATCCATTACGGGATCGGCGCGGGTGTAGAAGCAATTCGGGATGCTGGCTTAGAAGTGACCGAAGAAAATGCAGAGCGCATTGGGGTATTAATGGGGTCTGGTATTGGCGGTTTAGATACGATTGAACGTAACTATAACGCTTATCTAAATGGTGGTCCGCGTAAGGTTTCTCCCTTCTTTGTCCCTGCAAGTATTATCAACATGGTGGCGGGTAACCTATCCATCATGTATGGCCTAAAAGGGCCAAATATGTCGATTGTGTCCGCTTGTGCAACTGCTACCCATAGTATTGGGGATGCGGCGCGTATGATCGTTTATGGCGATGCCGATGTTATGGTCGCGGGCGGCGCAGAAATGGGGTCAACCCCCCTCGGTATTGGCGGTTTTGCAGCAGCGCGTGCCTTATCTACCCGAAACGATGATCCAGAAGCGGCAAGCCGCCCGTGGGATAAAGATCGTGACGGTTTTGTATTAGGCGACGGTGCAGGTGTGCTGGTTTTAGAAGAATACGAATTTGCTAAAAAACGCGGCGCTCGTATTTATTGTGAGTTAGTCGGCTATGGCATGAGCAGCGACGCTTATCACATGACCTCACCTTCCGAAGGTGGTGAAGGTGCGGCGCGCTGTATGGTAAATGCGATGCGGGATGCGGGCTTAAATGCGCAAGATATTAGCTACGTTAACGCACATGGCACTTCAACCCCAGCGGGTGATAAAGCCGAAACCTTAGCAGTTAAACGTGCCTTAGGTGAACATGCTTATAAAGTGGCAGTCAGTTCCACCAAATCCATGACAGGGCATTTATTAGGTGCAGCGGGTGGTATTGAAGCGGTGTTTAGCGTACTGGCAATTCGTGACCAAGTATTGCCACCGACCATTAACCTGCATACCCCAGATCCCGCTTGTGATTTGGATTATGTGCCGAATGTAGCACGCGAAACAAAAGTTGAAGTAGCGATGAGCAATTCCTTTGGGTTTGGCGGTACAAATGGTACGTTGATCTTCAAGAAAATTTAA
- a CDS encoding aminodeoxychorismate synthase component I produces MQSKLLKGELDLLVLHQAQPTRYPFLLESVAKSSQNHYSLLFAFPQQTLSLNHLTEPSFVQQFDQYWQQAGVDDKAQQHLPFRGGWFVYLGYELAGQLEPSLQLPPSSKALPIAVAVRIPAAIIVDHQAKTTTFIAEADFADYLPIMWADSQALPHLSLNSQALRLNLQEDSPELFLNGVQQIREYIAAGDVFQVNLSRAWQGELQSTHSAVDLYQRLRQANPAPFACLAQFPAFSIISSSPERLVRVEKNVIETRPIAGTRPRGQDAANDQALLQELISHPKERAEHIMLIDLERNDLGRVCEYGSVKVDELMVIESYQHVHHIVSNVRGHLKAGMTPGQVIRAVFPGGTITGCPKVRCMEIIAELEQVRREAYTGSVGYINHNGDMDFNILIRTMSLQGQQLNFRTGAGIVIDSIAENELRETRHKARGLLRALGYDAA; encoded by the coding sequence TTGCAGTCGAAACTATTAAAGGGCGAGTTAGATTTACTCGTCCTGCATCAAGCCCAGCCAACACGCTATCCCTTCTTACTTGAAAGCGTAGCGAAGTCTTCGCAGAATCATTACAGCCTGCTATTCGCTTTTCCCCAGCAAACGCTATCCCTTAACCACCTAACTGAACCTAGCTTTGTGCAACAATTCGACCAGTATTGGCAACAAGCTGGCGTTGACGATAAGGCACAGCAGCATTTGCCTTTTCGAGGGGGTTGGTTTGTTTACTTGGGTTATGAATTGGCAGGGCAACTTGAACCCAGTTTACAACTGCCGCCGTCCAGCAAGGCCTTACCGATTGCGGTCGCGGTGCGCATACCTGCCGCGATTATAGTGGATCATCAAGCCAAGACTACCACCTTCATAGCCGAAGCTGATTTTGCGGATTATTTGCCAATAATGTGGGCAGATAGCCAAGCCTTACCCCATTTATCACTCAACTCCCAAGCCTTACGTTTAAACTTGCAGGAAGATTCACCAGAGCTATTCTTAAACGGTGTGCAACAAATTCGCGAGTATATTGCGGCGGGTGATGTATTTCAGGTGAACTTGTCACGGGCTTGGCAAGGTGAACTGCAATCGACGCATTCAGCGGTGGATTTATACCAACGCTTACGTCAAGCGAATCCCGCGCCTTTTGCCTGTTTAGCGCAATTTCCTGCGTTTTCCATCATTAGTTCCTCGCCTGAACGCTTAGTGCGGGTTGAAAAAAATGTTATAGAAACCCGTCCGATTGCAGGGACACGCCCGCGTGGGCAAGATGCCGCCAATGACCAAGCCTTATTGCAAGAACTAATTTCGCATCCCAAAGAACGCGCCGAGCATATTATGCTGATTGATTTAGAGCGTAATGATTTGGGGCGAGTGTGTGAATATGGCAGCGTCAAAGTCGACGAATTAATGGTAATTGAAAGTTATCAGCATGTACACCATATCGTTTCTAATGTGCGCGGGCATTTAAAAGCAGGTATGACGCCGGGGCAAGTGATTCGTGCGGTATTTCCGGGGGGTACGATTACCGGCTGTCCCAAAGTGCGTTGTATGGAGATTATTGCCGAACTCGAACAGGTTAGACGCGAGGCTTATACGGGTTCAGTGGGATATATCAATCATAATGGTGACATGGATTTCAATATTTTAATTCGCACCATGAGTTTACAAGGGCAGCAGTTGAATTTTCGCACGGGAGCGGGGATTGTAATTGATTCGATAGCCGAGAACGAATTGCGCGAAACCCGACATAAAGCCCGTGGTCTATTAAGAGCTTTAGGTTATGATGCTGCTTAA
- the fabG gene encoding 3-oxoacyl-ACP reductase FabG, with protein MSISISLQGEVALVTGASRGIGRAIAEMLGQAGAIVIGTATSEKGADNISAYMAEAGIQGKGMLLNVADKASIDTVVKAVTDEFGTISVLVNNAGITRDNLLMRMKDDEWDDIIATNLTSIYRMSKACMRGMTKAKKGRIISISSVVGATGNPGQTNYAAAKAGVVGFSKSLAREIGSRNITVNVVAPGFIDTDMTRELSEEQRGHLLQNIPLGRLGQSTDIANAVLFLASSMGGYVTGETIHVNGGMYMA; from the coding sequence ATGAGCATTTCGATTAGTTTGCAAGGCGAAGTAGCTTTAGTGACGGGCGCAAGTCGCGGTATTGGTCGTGCCATTGCTGAGATGTTAGGGCAAGCGGGCGCTATCGTTATTGGCACGGCTACCAGCGAAAAAGGCGCGGATAATATTTCAGCGTATATGGCAGAGGCTGGCATTCAAGGCAAAGGTATGCTGTTGAATGTGGCGGATAAAGCCTCGATTGATACGGTGGTAAAAGCGGTAACGGACGAGTTCGGTACGATTAGTGTACTGGTGAATAATGCCGGTATTACCCGCGATAATTTGTTAATGCGTATGAAAGACGACGAGTGGGACGATATTATCGCCACCAATTTGACCTCAATCTATCGTATGTCGAAAGCCTGTATGCGTGGCATGACCAAAGCGAAAAAAGGGCGCATTATTTCCATTTCATCCGTGGTCGGTGCAACCGGCAATCCGGGGCAAACGAACTATGCGGCAGCAAAAGCGGGTGTGGTCGGATTCAGTAAATCCTTAGCACGCGAAATTGGTTCACGTAATATTACTGTGAATGTGGTCGCACCCGGTTTTATTGATACCGATATGACGCGGGAGTTATCTGAAGAGCAACGCGGCCACTTGCTGCAAAATATTCCCTTAGGTCGTTTAGGGCAATCTACAGATATTGCCAATGCGGTGTTATTTTTAGCATCATCTATGGGTGGCTATGTCACAGGCGAAACTATCCATGTCAATGGTGGGATGTATATGGCGTAA
- the tmk gene encoding dTMP kinase, protein MKQGLFITLEGGEGAGKSTSASFMADYLRAQGKQVLLTREPGGTPVAEAIRSVLLDASLPAMTMETELLLMFAARHEHLQQKILPALAQGTWVICDRFTDSSYAYQGYARGVDLQRIAQLEQWAQGDIRPDYVFVFDLPVEIGMARAKARSVADRFEQEQLAFFEKVRQGFLMRAAQFPERYPIIQAQQPLAQVQAQLQAQLAQILATQV, encoded by the coding sequence ATGAAGCAAGGTCTATTCATTACTTTAGAGGGCGGCGAAGGTGCAGGCAAAAGCACCAGTGCGAGTTTCATGGCGGATTATTTGCGGGCGCAAGGTAAGCAAGTCTTACTGACGCGTGAACCGGGCGGTACGCCAGTAGCAGAAGCAATTCGCAGTGTTTTATTGGATGCCAGTTTGCCCGCCATGACAATGGAAACAGAGTTGCTATTGATGTTTGCTGCGCGCCATGAACATTTACAGCAAAAAATTCTGCCCGCTTTAGCTCAAGGCACATGGGTGATTTGTGACCGCTTTACCGATTCTAGCTATGCCTATCAAGGCTATGCACGTGGCGTCGATTTACAGCGTATTGCACAATTAGAGCAATGGGCGCAAGGCGATATTCGTCCGGATTATGTGTTTGTGTTTGATTTGCCGGTAGAAATAGGCATGGCACGTGCGAAAGCGCGTAGCGTGGCGGATCGTTTTGAACAAGAGCAATTGGCGTTTTTTGAAAAGGTGCGTCAAGGCTTTCTAATGCGTGCTGCGCAATTTCCAGAACGTTATCCGATTATTCAAGCCCAACAACCCTTAGCGCAAGTGCAAGCCCAGTTGCAGGCACAGTTGGCGCAGATTTTGGCAACACAGGTATGA
- the fabD gene encoding ACP S-malonyltransferase — MRIAGVFPGQGSQSLGMLAELASQFPQVQATFAEASAALGRDLWALAQTGPEAALNSTENTQPLMLAAGVAVWRVWLAQGGCQPVALAGHSLGEYSALVAAGALAFTDAVRLVAERARLMQSAVAEGEGAMAAILGLDDEQIIAACREAAQGEVVEAVNFNSPAQVVIAGQAAAVDRAIAVANTMGAKKAIKLSVSVPSHCALMQPAASQLAPQLSAAQWQTNATPVLHNVDAQARQTTADTVTALEQQLYRPVRWVETIQQLKTTYNAEAIIEFGPGKVLAGLNKRIERRMPAVCIYDSATLAEALKLCEEGV, encoded by the coding sequence ATGCGCATTGCAGGGGTATTTCCGGGGCAAGGTTCCCAGTCATTAGGTATGTTGGCGGAATTAGCTAGCCAATTTCCACAAGTGCAAGCTACGTTTGCTGAAGCATCCGCGGCATTAGGGCGTGATTTATGGGCATTGGCGCAAACAGGGCCTGAGGCTGCCTTAAATAGCACAGAAAATACTCAGCCGTTAATGTTGGCAGCAGGGGTTGCGGTATGGCGCGTTTGGTTGGCACAGGGCGGTTGTCAACCGGTTGCGTTGGCAGGGCATAGCTTAGGTGAATATTCTGCATTGGTCGCAGCAGGTGCATTAGCCTTTACAGATGCAGTACGCTTAGTCGCGGAACGTGCGCGTTTAATGCAAAGTGCGGTGGCGGAAGGCGAAGGCGCAATGGCCGCGATTTTGGGTTTAGACGATGAGCAGATTATTGCGGCTTGTCGAGAAGCCGCGCAGGGTGAAGTTGTTGAAGCTGTTAACTTTAATTCACCCGCGCAAGTGGTCATTGCGGGGCAAGCCGCTGCTGTGGATCGCGCTATTGCAGTTGCGAATACAATGGGGGCGAAAAAAGCAATAAAATTATCGGTGAGCGTGCCTTCACATTGTGCCCTTATGCAACCTGCCGCAAGCCAATTAGCACCGCAATTAAGTGCTGCTCAATGGCAAACAAATGCAACGCCGGTGTTACATAATGTGGATGCACAAGCGCGTCAAACGACAGCAGACACGGTAACAGCATTAGAACAACAGCTTTATCGCCCAGTGCGTTGGGTAGAGACCATTCAGCAATTAAAAACGACTTATAATGCTGAAGCGATTATTGAATTTGGTCCAGGCAAAGTGTTAGCAGGTTTAAATAAACGGATAGAACGGCGTATGCCTGCGGTGTGTATTTATGACAGCGCAACCTTGGCAGAAGCCCTAAAATTATGCGAGGAAGGGGTATGA
- the pabC gene encoding aminodeoxychorismate lyase: MMLLNGEVSHNAILNDRGLLYGDGVWETLVVRNGQVQLLTWHLERLYSGLAKLSFHFNEQHLLETEIQRICQGVEAGVLKIIITRGQGQRGYAIPSRATYTRLLQITALPVYPSTYAKQGISLQLCQTRLAYQPLLAGFKHLNRLEQVLARSELNQDSQEGLVLDYNQAVIEGTISNIFVLQANGRWATPDLSACGIAGIMRRYLLQYFVEQAIECEIKTLQLSDIQQAQALFFCNSLIGIWPVQRFNTNIYNIPPIVKQLQQIVKYVT; this comes from the coding sequence ATGATGCTGCTTAATGGGGAAGTCAGTCATAACGCTATTTTAAATGATCGCGGTTTGTTATACGGCGATGGTGTATGGGAAACATTGGTCGTGCGCAACGGTCAAGTGCAGTTATTAACGTGGCATTTAGAGCGTTTATATAGCGGCTTAGCAAAATTATCGTTTCATTTTAACGAACAGCATTTATTAGAAACGGAAATTCAGCGCATTTGCCAAGGGGTGGAAGCGGGTGTGCTGAAAATTATAATTACCCGAGGACAAGGGCAGCGCGGTTATGCCATTCCTAGCAGGGCTACGTATACACGGTTATTGCAAATTACTGCCTTGCCTGTTTACCCCAGCACCTATGCTAAACAAGGTATTAGTCTACAATTATGTCAAACGCGCTTGGCTTATCAACCCTTGTTAGCCGGTTTTAAGCATTTAAATCGCTTAGAACAGGTATTAGCTCGCTCAGAATTAAACCAAGATTCACAAGAAGGCTTGGTTTTAGATTATAATCAAGCGGTTATTGAGGGAACAATTAGCAATATTTTTGTGTTGCAAGCCAATGGAAGATGGGCAACGCCCGATTTAAGTGCTTGTGGGATTGCGGGCATTATGCGCCGTTATCTGTTGCAATACTTTGTGGAACAGGCAATTGAGTGTGAGATTAAAACCTTACAATTAAGCGATATCCAACAGGCACAAGCTTTATTTTTTTGTAATTCCCTTATAGGTATTTGGCCGGTTCAACGCTTTAATACTAATATTTATAATATTCCACCTATCGTAAAACAGTTACAACAGATAGTTAAATACGTCACATGA
- the acpP gene encoding acyl carrier protein: protein MSDIEARVKKIVVEQLGVEEDAVKNESSFIDDLGADSLDTVELVMALEEEFGAEIPDEDAEKITTVQAAIDYIKAQQG from the coding sequence ATGAGCGATATCGAAGCGCGCGTAAAGAAGATCGTTGTTGAACAATTAGGCGTTGAAGAAGACGCTGTAAAAAATGAATCTTCTTTCATTGACGATCTGGGCGCGGATTCATTGGATACCGTTGAATTGGTTATGGCACTGGAAGAAGAATTCGGTGCAGAAATTCCAGACGAAGACGCAGAAAAAATTACCACTGTTCAAGCAGCGATTGATTATATCAAAGCGCAACAAGGCTAA
- the mltG gene encoding endolytic transglycosylase MltG, translated as MKKKIINIVGIVFLGLAAVLTYAYFQYNTFLKQPIVVTADNSIFSVKPGSNLAQVATQLESKGIIQDSRWFELYGRVSGKAHQLKAGEYKLENGVLPDALLSKLTSGQTIQYQLTILEGKTYKDIVAAVKQHPQLKQTLTDADYANIMAKVGGAAGMSPEGWFLPDTYNFPRNTTDLEFLQRSYKAMQTYLQKAWEKREPTTVLRTPYDALILASIVEKETGLPEERPLVARVFLNRLERGMLLQTDPSVIYGMGDKYTGNIRKTDLQTDTPYNTYTRKGLTPTPIATPSKAAIDAVLHPSNSKVIYFVATTPGGASKFSETLDEHNRAVQQYILNRNKAATPVTPVAAPAANPAAAQP; from the coding sequence ATGAAGAAAAAGATTATTAATATAGTTGGCATTGTATTTTTAGGTTTAGCGGCTGTCCTAACCTATGCCTATTTTCAATATAATACCTTTCTAAAGCAGCCGATTGTGGTTACAGCGGATAATAGTATTTTTTCAGTTAAACCCGGCAGTAATTTAGCGCAAGTAGCCACCCAATTGGAAAGCAAAGGCATTATCCAAGACAGTCGTTGGTTTGAATTATACGGGCGAGTATCCGGTAAAGCCCATCAATTAAAAGCCGGTGAATATAAGTTAGAAAATGGTGTTTTGCCGGATGCCTTATTAAGTAAATTAACGTCTGGGCAAACTATTCAATATCAGTTAACAATTTTAGAAGGTAAAACCTATAAGGATATTGTGGCGGCGGTTAAACAACATCCGCAATTAAAGCAAACCTTAACCGATGCCGATTATGCTAATATTATGGCAAAAGTAGGTGGCGCGGCGGGTATGTCGCCCGAAGGTTGGTTTTTACCAGATACGTACAACTTTCCTCGTAATACGACCGACTTAGAATTTTTGCAGCGTAGTTATAAAGCTATGCAAACCTATTTACAAAAGGCTTGGGAAAAGCGCGAACCAACTACGGTTTTGCGCACCCCTTACGATGCTCTGATTTTGGCATCTATTGTGGAAAAGGAAACAGGCTTACCGGAGGAACGCCCGTTAGTAGCTCGGGTATTTTTGAATCGCTTGGAACGCGGCATGTTATTACAAACCGATCCTAGCGTTATTTATGGCATGGGTGATAAATATACCGGCAATATTCGCAAAACTGATTTGCAAACGGATACCCCGTATAATACCTATACCCGCAAGGGCTTAACCCCTACACCGATTGCTACCCCAAGTAAGGCGGCAATTGATGCGGTGCTACATCCTTCTAATAGTAAAGTAATCTATTTTGTGGCAACCACGCCCGGGGGCGCATCTAAGTTTTCTGAAACTTTGGATGAGCATAATAGAGCGGTGCAGCAATATATTTTAAATCGTAATAAAGCCGCTACCCCTGTTACGCCCGTAGCAGCACCCGCTGCTAATCCAGCGGCAGCTCAGCCATGA